A section of the Epinephelus moara isolate mb chromosome 3, YSFRI_EMoa_1.0, whole genome shotgun sequence genome encodes:
- the LOC126387946 gene encoding mitochondrial fission factor-like isoform X1 encodes MMMAFTLYPSEMSQVPGRDPVLIESINKNMRVPERLSVTPGQQWQEEGGEEAMRRPEEPPLAYTMHVPDRLTYTEAPDMSPRPLFTQSKPTICGPLGAEPCWESPSGEVFFRDVLQSPIRRSYSDQSFGRTPPGTPTQLKQALALPRHPSSSFSRGSGHQLHQRSTPSPSTQTTDHQAQALPDTSPSLLSPHSMLQTAKQLGLKASQRLLQTVSQKYRFPSQEKLPPARVVTEVPASALVEHSSKRAMENWSPEEEGGAAVEFIILRRQVMKMSRRLAALERHNADRRNTEVVLFSLLFSACLLNVWLWIRR; translated from the exons atgaTGATGGCGTTCACTTTGTACCCAAGCGAGATGTCCCAGGTCCCTGGACGGGATCCAGTGCTCATAGAGAGCATCAACAAAAACATGCGTGTCCCAGAACGCCTGAGCGTTACCCCGGGGCAGCAGTggcaggaggagggtggagaggAGGCCATGAGGAGGCCAGAGGAGCCTCCACTTGCTTACACCATGCACGTCCCTGATAGGCTGACATACACAG AAGCCCCTGATATGAGCCCCAGACCTCTGTTCACTCAGTCCAAACCAACCATCTGTGGCCCTCTGGGTGCTGAACCGTGCTGGGAGAGTCCTTCAGGAGAGGTCTTCTTCAGAGACGTGCTGCAG AGTCCCATACGGAGATCTTACAGTGACCAAAGCTTTGGCAGAACGCCGCCTGGCACACCGACCCAGCTCAAACAGGCACTGGCACTGCCCAGACACCCGTCCAGCTC CTTTAGTCGAGGTTCAGGCCATCAACTCCACCAGCGCTCCACTCCTTCTCCTTCCACACAGACCACTGACCATCAGGCCCAGGCTCTCCCTGACACCTCCCCCAGCCTCCTGTCTCCACACTCCATGCTGCAGACAGCCAAGCAGCTGGGCCTGAAGGCCTCACAGCGCCTACTGCAGACAGTCAGCCAGAAGTACAG ATTTCCCAGCCAAGAGAAGCTGCCACCAGCGAGAGTCGTGACCGAGGTCCCTGCTTCAGCACTTGTGGAGCACAGCAGCAAAAG GGCCATGGAGAACTGGAGcccagaggaagagggaggagcTGCAGTTGAGTTCATTATCCTCAGGAGACAG GTAATGAAGATGAGTCGCCGGCTGGCGGCACTTGAGAGGCACAACGCTGACAGGAGGAATACTGAAGTTGTCCTGTTCTCGCTGCTTTTCTCCGCCTGCTTGCTCAACGTCTGGCTGTGGATCCGCAGATAA
- the LOC126387946 gene encoding mitochondrial fission factor-like isoform X2 — MMMAFTLYPSEMSQVPGRDPVLIESINKNMRVPERLSVTPGQQWQEEGGEEAMRRPEEPPLAYTMHVPDRLTYTEAPDMSPRPLFTQSKPTICGPLGAEPCWESPSGEVFFRDVLQSPIRRSYSDQSFGRTPPGTPTQLKQALALPRHPSSSRGSGHQLHQRSTPSPSTQTTDHQAQALPDTSPSLLSPHSMLQTAKQLGLKASQRLLQTVSQKYRFPSQEKLPPARVVTEVPASALVEHSSKRAMENWSPEEEGGAAVEFIILRRQVMKMSRRLAALERHNADRRNTEVVLFSLLFSACLLNVWLWIRR, encoded by the exons atgaTGATGGCGTTCACTTTGTACCCAAGCGAGATGTCCCAGGTCCCTGGACGGGATCCAGTGCTCATAGAGAGCATCAACAAAAACATGCGTGTCCCAGAACGCCTGAGCGTTACCCCGGGGCAGCAGTggcaggaggagggtggagaggAGGCCATGAGGAGGCCAGAGGAGCCTCCACTTGCTTACACCATGCACGTCCCTGATAGGCTGACATACACAG AAGCCCCTGATATGAGCCCCAGACCTCTGTTCACTCAGTCCAAACCAACCATCTGTGGCCCTCTGGGTGCTGAACCGTGCTGGGAGAGTCCTTCAGGAGAGGTCTTCTTCAGAGACGTGCTGCAG AGTCCCATACGGAGATCTTACAGTGACCAAAGCTTTGGCAGAACGCCGCCTGGCACACCGACCCAGCTCAAACAGGCACTGGCACTGCCCAGACACCCGTCCAGCTC TCGAGGTTCAGGCCATCAACTCCACCAGCGCTCCACTCCTTCTCCTTCCACACAGACCACTGACCATCAGGCCCAGGCTCTCCCTGACACCTCCCCCAGCCTCCTGTCTCCACACTCCATGCTGCAGACAGCCAAGCAGCTGGGCCTGAAGGCCTCACAGCGCCTACTGCAGACAGTCAGCCAGAAGTACAG ATTTCCCAGCCAAGAGAAGCTGCCACCAGCGAGAGTCGTGACCGAGGTCCCTGCTTCAGCACTTGTGGAGCACAGCAGCAAAAG GGCCATGGAGAACTGGAGcccagaggaagagggaggagcTGCAGTTGAGTTCATTATCCTCAGGAGACAG GTAATGAAGATGAGTCGCCGGCTGGCGGCACTTGAGAGGCACAACGCTGACAGGAGGAATACTGAAGTTGTCCTGTTCTCGCTGCTTTTCTCCGCCTGCTTGCTCAACGTCTGGCTGTGGATCCGCAGATAA
- the LOC126387946 gene encoding mitochondrial fission factor-like isoform X3 → MMMAFTLYPSEMSQVPGRDPVLIESINKNMRVPERLSVTPGQQWQEEGGEEAMRRPEEPPLAYTMHVPDRLTYTEAPDMSPRPLFTQSKPTICGPLGAEPCWESPSGEVFFRDVLQSPIRRSYSDQSFGRTPPGTPTQLKQALALPRHPSSSFPSQEKLPPARVVTEVPASALVEHSSKRAMENWSPEEEGGAAVEFIILRRQVMKMSRRLAALERHNADRRNTEVVLFSLLFSACLLNVWLWIRR, encoded by the exons atgaTGATGGCGTTCACTTTGTACCCAAGCGAGATGTCCCAGGTCCCTGGACGGGATCCAGTGCTCATAGAGAGCATCAACAAAAACATGCGTGTCCCAGAACGCCTGAGCGTTACCCCGGGGCAGCAGTggcaggaggagggtggagaggAGGCCATGAGGAGGCCAGAGGAGCCTCCACTTGCTTACACCATGCACGTCCCTGATAGGCTGACATACACAG AAGCCCCTGATATGAGCCCCAGACCTCTGTTCACTCAGTCCAAACCAACCATCTGTGGCCCTCTGGGTGCTGAACCGTGCTGGGAGAGTCCTTCAGGAGAGGTCTTCTTCAGAGACGTGCTGCAG AGTCCCATACGGAGATCTTACAGTGACCAAAGCTTTGGCAGAACGCCGCCTGGCACACCGACCCAGCTCAAACAGGCACTGGCACTGCCCAGACACCCGTCCAGCTC ATTTCCCAGCCAAGAGAAGCTGCCACCAGCGAGAGTCGTGACCGAGGTCCCTGCTTCAGCACTTGTGGAGCACAGCAGCAAAAG GGCCATGGAGAACTGGAGcccagaggaagagggaggagcTGCAGTTGAGTTCATTATCCTCAGGAGACAG GTAATGAAGATGAGTCGCCGGCTGGCGGCACTTGAGAGGCACAACGCTGACAGGAGGAATACTGAAGTTGTCCTGTTCTCGCTGCTTTTCTCCGCCTGCTTGCTCAACGTCTGGCTGTGGATCCGCAGATAA